One genomic window of Acidobacteriota bacterium includes the following:
- the greA gene encoding transcription elongation factor GreA, with protein MERIPMTAEGHAALQAELKVLKSVERPTIIAAISEARSHGDLSENAEYHAAKEKQSFIEGRISELDDKLARADIIDVTKLGGKKIRFGATVTIIDVDSEEKATYKIVGEDEANVKEGKISVTSPLARAMIGKEEGDEAEVSAPSGARAYEIAKVVYK; from the coding sequence ATGGAACGCATACCGATGACTGCCGAGGGGCATGCCGCGCTTCAGGCTGAGCTGAAGGTGCTCAAGTCTGTCGAGCGTCCGACCATCATTGCGGCCATTTCAGAAGCGCGTTCGCACGGCGACCTGTCAGAGAACGCTGAGTACCACGCCGCGAAAGAGAAGCAGAGCTTCATCGAGGGCCGCATCAGCGAGCTCGACGACAAGCTTGCGCGCGCTGACATCATCGATGTCACCAAACTCGGCGGCAAGAAGATCCGTTTCGGCGCGACCGTCACGATCATCGACGTCGATTCCGAAGAGAAAGCCACGTACAAGATCGTCGGCGAAGACGAGGCGAACGTGAAAGAGGGCAAGATCTCGGTGACCTCGCCGCTGGCCCGCGCCATGATCGGCAAGGAAGAAGGCGATGAAGCCGAAGTCTCGGCGCCGTCCGGCGCACGGGCCTACGAGATCGCGAAAGTCGTTTATAAGTAA
- a CDS encoding protein-glutamate O-methyltransferase CheR, whose amino-acid sequence MQDTVFNALADLALNASGQAIPASKAYLMEARLAGIARREGFGSLDDLVHCLESRQNPVFRAEVASALLSRDTWFFREQGSLESLVRSKLPERVTASPTGRIRLWCAGGSTGQEAYSLAMLLEDDLPVGLTGAKIEILSTDLCKQATEKARVGTFNHYEVQRGLSIQRLLKHFTRLDSGDWQASEALRTRTSFRQHNLLEPAGGLGKFDIILCRNVLSGMARSARARVAESLANQLAPGGLIVLGDGESLFSLTDRLEPASDVRLGWVAAGTANAKASAA is encoded by the coding sequence ATGCAGGACACCGTATTCAACGCCCTCGCGGACCTGGCCCTGAACGCCTCAGGCCAGGCGATTCCGGCGTCGAAAGCCTACCTCATGGAGGCCCGCCTCGCCGGCATTGCCCGCCGCGAAGGCTTCGGCAGCCTTGACGATCTCGTCCACTGCCTCGAGTCCCGGCAAAATCCTGTTTTCCGCGCCGAAGTGGCCTCTGCGCTGCTGTCGCGCGACACCTGGTTTTTCCGCGAGCAGGGGTCTCTGGAGTCCCTCGTGCGCAGCAAGTTGCCGGAGCGCGTGACCGCCTCGCCTACGGGCCGCATCCGGCTCTGGTGCGCCGGCGGCAGCACGGGGCAGGAAGCCTATTCGCTGGCGATGCTGCTGGAGGACGACCTTCCGGTCGGACTCACCGGTGCCAAGATCGAAATCCTGTCGACCGACCTGTGCAAGCAGGCGACCGAGAAGGCCCGTGTCGGCACCTTCAATCACTACGAAGTCCAGCGCGGCCTCTCGATCCAGCGGCTGCTGAAACACTTCACGCGCCTTGATTCCGGCGACTGGCAGGCGTCCGAAGCGCTGCGGACGCGTACCAGTTTCCGCCAGCACAACCTGCTTGAACCGGCCGGCGGTCTCGGCAAGTTCGATATCATTCTCTGCCGCAATGTCCTTTCCGGCATGGCGCGGTCAGCGCGCGCCCGGGTTGCCGAAAGCCTTGCCAACCAGCTCGCGCCCGGCGGTCTGATCGTGCTCGGCGACGGCGAGAGCCTGTTCAGCCTCACCGACCGTCTCGAGCCGGCGAGCGACGTGCGCCTCGGCTGGGTCGCTGCCGGCACTGCCAACGCCAAGGCCAGCGCCGCCTGA
- a CDS encoding mitochondrial fission ELM1 family protein: MGLPTRTLGPSIWAVSDGRAGNASQVRALVQALGEPGRWLRIAHITGAAHRAEPIVLSPRAPWTWLPADRWPAPLASLPAPQRGLLSPPWPTVWIAAGRRSAAFTKLVRERSGGQTFTVQILDPYIDASNFDMLVVPEHDGLRGPNVVTTVGSPAYFGEDMLETAGQAFAPLADETRPTAIVVLGGNSKVHTFTPAAADRLDAQLRALAAQGWRLRLTTSRRTPIEIVAQFRKMADETGSEFWSGPQDGPNPYLAWLMFSKAAIVTEDSANMLSEAAWHGLPVHIAPLEGKGAKFTQLHDSLIKHGAARHFTGALDQWTYEPLREADRVADLIVAKLLERFPAPAFSGGAVAPDWLD, encoded by the coding sequence ATGGGGCTGCCCACGAGGACGCTCGGGCCTTCCATCTGGGCGGTCTCGGATGGCCGCGCCGGCAATGCGTCGCAGGTGCGCGCGCTGGTCCAGGCGCTCGGCGAACCCGGCCGCTGGCTGCGGATTGCGCACATCACCGGCGCCGCACACCGCGCCGAGCCGATCGTGCTGAGCCCGCGCGCACCTTGGACCTGGCTGCCGGCGGACCGCTGGCCCGCGCCGCTCGCGTCTCTCCCCGCGCCGCAGCGCGGGCTTCTTTCGCCGCCCTGGCCGACAGTCTGGATCGCAGCGGGCCGGCGCTCGGCTGCCTTCACCAAACTCGTCCGTGAACGGTCGGGTGGCCAGACCTTCACCGTACAGATCCTGGATCCCTATATCGACGCCTCCAACTTCGACATGCTGGTGGTGCCCGAGCATGACGGGCTGCGCGGCCCGAATGTCGTGACGACCGTCGGCTCGCCCGCCTATTTCGGCGAGGACATGCTGGAGACGGCCGGCCAGGCCTTCGCGCCGCTGGCAGACGAAACCCGCCCGACCGCGATTGTGGTACTCGGCGGAAATTCCAAGGTGCACACCTTCACGCCCGCCGCCGCAGACCGTCTCGACGCCCAGTTGCGTGCGCTCGCCGCGCAGGGCTGGCGCCTTCGGCTGACAACGTCCCGCCGTACACCGATCGAGATCGTCGCACAGTTCCGGAAAATGGCGGATGAAACAGGCAGCGAATTCTGGTCCGGCCCCCAGGATGGGCCGAACCCCTATCTCGCCTGGCTGATGTTCTCCAAGGCTGCCATCGTCACGGAAGACAGCGCCAACATGCTGTCGGAAGCGGCCTGGCATGGCCTGCCCGTCCACATCGCACCGCTCGAAGGCAAGGGCGCGAAGTTCACCCAGCTGCATGACAGCCTCATCAAGCACGGCGCCGCGCGCCACTTCACCGGCGCGCTCGATCAGTGGACGTACGAACCGCTGCGCGAGGCCGACAGGGTGGCCGACCTCATCGTCGCGAAGCTGCTGGAGCGCTTTCCCGCCCCGGCCTTTAGCGGCGGCGCTGTAGCGCCGGACTGGCTGGATTAG
- a CDS encoding M23 family metallopeptidase translates to MAQQKPQTPAAVRRLESPYRWLERFGALAVIAVMAGLFLMVRAEPSPDSGSSAFAVTDFRMDAPADVTSARTGRITANVATADALEVLGASAADASAAAAALREAAPTRNARLRPGSNFIAYFDDSTGEQPPILAGVSIRIDPKTTLAATRREDGTFFASLLAAKTTTALHRISGVIDTNLADAIHAEGGTRGHAETFASLFPEDPELAHGGRKGERFDVVIEMIADERGNFLEAGDLVFAAFNGQKAAGSWYRFTPEDSGMPEFFNRNGVAGDEFLVRDPVRGAEISSGFGNRIHPITGDMLLHAGVDFRAPVGTPIRAAGSGLITDMRWGDGYGWFVRIQHERGFETVYAHMSAFADGLTPGRTVMRGDVIGYVGSTGSSTGAHLHYEVLRNGSYVNPMTLELPTGRDLSRNASLFAAFKVQRDAIDAVRGAAREEIQLAEQRADIAARPPARLP, encoded by the coding sequence ATGGCCCAGCAAAAGCCGCAGACCCCCGCCGCCGTGCGCCGCCTCGAGTCGCCCTACCGGTGGCTTGAGCGCTTCGGCGCGCTAGCCGTGATCGCCGTGATGGCCGGCCTGTTCCTGATGGTGCGGGCAGAGCCTTCGCCGGACTCCGGGTCATCCGCATTCGCCGTGACCGATTTCCGCATGGATGCCCCGGCCGATGTGACGTCGGCACGCACCGGGCGGATCACGGCCAACGTCGCGACCGCCGATGCGCTGGAAGTGCTGGGCGCCTCGGCCGCCGATGCTTCGGCTGCCGCAGCCGCCCTGCGCGAGGCCGCGCCGACGCGGAACGCACGCCTGCGGCCCGGCTCCAACTTCATCGCCTATTTTGACGATTCGACGGGTGAACAGCCGCCTATCCTCGCCGGGGTCAGCATACGGATCGATCCGAAAACCACCCTCGCCGCCACGCGCCGCGAGGATGGCACCTTCTTCGCGAGCCTCCTGGCAGCGAAGACCACGACGGCGCTGCATCGCATTTCCGGCGTCATCGACACCAACCTCGCGGACGCCATTCACGCCGAAGGCGGCACGCGCGGCCACGCAGAGACATTCGCCAGCCTGTTCCCGGAAGACCCCGAGCTCGCCCATGGCGGCCGCAAGGGCGAGCGGTTCGATGTCGTGATCGAGATGATCGCCGACGAGCGCGGCAATTTCCTCGAAGCCGGCGATCTCGTGTTCGCCGCCTTCAACGGCCAGAAAGCCGCAGGCAGCTGGTACCGTTTCACGCCCGAGGATTCCGGCATGCCGGAATTCTTCAACCGCAACGGCGTAGCCGGCGACGAATTCCTGGTGCGCGATCCCGTCCGCGGCGCCGAGATCAGCTCTGGATTCGGCAACCGCATCCACCCGATCACCGGCGACATGCTGCTGCATGCTGGCGTCGACTTCCGCGCGCCGGTCGGCACGCCGATCCGCGCCGCAGGATCCGGCCTTATCACCGACATGCGCTGGGGCGACGGCTATGGCTGGTTCGTCCGCATACAGCATGAACGCGGCTTCGAGACGGTGTATGCCCACATGTCGGCCTTCGCCGACGGCCTGACGCCCGGGCGCACCGTGATGCGCGGCGATGTGATCGGCTATGTCGGCTCGACCGGCTCCAGCACCGGCGCCCACCTTCACTACGAAGTGCTGCGCAATGGCAGCTATGTGAACCCGATGACGCTGGAACTGCCTACGGGACGCGATCTCTCCCGCAACGCGTCGCTCTTCGCAGCCTTCAAGGTGCAGCGCGATGCCATCGACGCAGTCCGCGGCGCCGCGCGTGAGGAAATCCAGCTGGCAGAACAGCGGGCGGACATTGCTGCCCGCCCGCCTGCTCGCCTTCCTTGA
- a CDS encoding response regulator — MKTCLIVDDSRVVRKVASRIVRDLGFVVTEAAEGSEALKMCRESMPDAVILDWNMPVMNGIDFVKALRREDGGKAPRVVFCSIENDAGHIQEALRSGADEFIMKPFDADILESKFAEVGLI; from the coding sequence ATGAAGACGTGCCTCATCGTGGACGACTCGCGGGTTGTCAGGAAGGTTGCGTCGAGGATTGTCCGCGACCTCGGCTTTGTAGTGACCGAAGCGGCCGAAGGCTCTGAGGCGCTGAAAATGTGCCGGGAATCCATGCCGGACGCCGTCATACTCGACTGGAACATGCCGGTGATGAACGGCATCGACTTCGTCAAGGCGCTGCGCCGGGAAGACGGCGGCAAGGCGCCGCGCGTTGTCTTCTGTTCGATAGAGAACGACGCCGGCCACATCCAGGAAGCCCTGCGCTCGGGCGCTGACGAGTTCATCATGAAGCCGTTCGATGCCGATATCCTGGAAAGCAAATTTGCCGAAGTCGGCCTCATTTGA
- a CDS encoding YdbH domain-containing protein, protein MAEQALAAWCAERDLQCDAKFTELDASGISVTALKVSAGSAVPAEASDVHATLRWTGLFTPEVTGITVNGLALRGTLDARGLKFGGLESLAQSGGGGGPAPPVDIRGARIELDTPAGRTGATLDFTGTLPRDGSLSVKLDAGELSNPFARADIAGGRLDVRAVNGVVQAELGLTVNQASVSDYSLDGFDLIARGDLNEDASQPAAFEWSVRAARIASPDLRATDIRTNGSVDFTSLPGSEPASLLTELAGALFEGDAASLTVGGYTFDQARFNGQLSGREGVVSGPLIAETGIATGPAGSATSIALAGEMSRQASGAAAFDGQLSVTGAALDADLRARAGEAFSLPGVLSAHVGSLRAALDRALSKFDAEVAILAETDGKFVSVSAKDAATLQAASGLRLTVTPDTGTPWVRVTPKQLLAQGEIALSGGGAPSVALDVAAFRAAPGSVTLQADAFDLDSWSVGGRTLAARLRGIRLENVPAELVLTGEGQLSFAGEVGGVNLARTTLKGGLDAARDDTGWRVQSAGAPCLAINTQGLTLGAIALAPADFSVCPVNGRFMRQGPVPGGSAVLGAVSLPFTMESGAGTLNLAGAAIDWSAAKGFDLTVRAEGLDLPLTLGERTLTIAGGSPRIDIRTGSGPAAIAARLGKTQFGGTLIPANVSASAFSFDGVSAASGVEGKVSGTGVLITDLNEDPIYAPITSEFAGTIGDNRLRMTGPLVLKAQSVPLADAAVDLDIIKLDGTASVISRAINFRPGALQPDMISGRLTGLFTEASGSLATDARFVIEGGDIAGTAVVQVRDFGFQTTRLGRVTGVNGRVYFEDLMGLSTSPAQEFRLASVNPGIPLTNGRIVFDLREGETLHLDTVTFPFGGGKLAIAPFDWALAGGLNEQTVSVTADKIDLSQLVEVLKVPDTTATGTVSGSFPIEFKANRVLIKDARLKADDPGGRLSYTGGAVDAAAGQDANASLAFDALRDLKFNVLEIGISGDLAGDMRADLLLAGENIKPLPLGNKMTLPAGQAFEFAMGFDLPIGKLIENNLGLVSQQDVIDATIELLNTQRAEEAKTAQDPPAE, encoded by the coding sequence GTGGCGGAGCAGGCCCTGGCGGCCTGGTGCGCCGAGCGCGACCTGCAGTGTGACGCAAAATTCACCGAACTGGACGCCTCCGGCATCTCGGTCACGGCGCTCAAGGTATCGGCTGGTAGCGCGGTGCCGGCCGAGGCGAGCGATGTGCACGCCACGCTGCGCTGGACCGGATTGTTCACGCCTGAAGTCACGGGCATCACGGTTAACGGCCTCGCCCTGCGCGGCACACTGGATGCGCGCGGGCTGAAATTTGGCGGGCTTGAGAGCCTCGCGCAGTCTGGCGGAGGCGGCGGCCCGGCGCCGCCGGTCGACATTCGCGGTGCCCGGATCGAACTCGACACGCCGGCCGGTCGCACGGGCGCGACGCTGGATTTCACGGGTACGCTGCCGCGCGACGGGTCCCTCTCGGTCAAACTGGACGCCGGCGAGCTTTCCAACCCCTTCGCGCGGGCAGACATTGCCGGCGGGCGGCTGGACGTCCGGGCGGTCAACGGCGTCGTGCAGGCCGAACTCGGCCTCACGGTGAACCAGGCGTCGGTGTCCGATTACAGCCTCGACGGATTCGACCTGATTGCGCGCGGCGACCTGAACGAAGATGCCAGCCAGCCGGCGGCCTTCGAATGGTCCGTGCGCGCCGCGCGCATTGCGTCCCCGGACCTGCGGGCGACGGACATCCGCACCAATGGCAGCGTCGATTTCACATCGCTTCCGGGGAGCGAACCGGCCAGCCTTCTCACCGAATTGGCGGGCGCACTGTTTGAAGGGGATGCTGCGAGCCTGACCGTTGGCGGTTACACGTTTGACCAGGCTCGCTTCAACGGGCAGCTGTCCGGCAGGGAAGGCGTCGTCTCGGGTCCGCTGATCGCGGAGACCGGCATCGCGACCGGGCCGGCCGGATCGGCCACCTCGATCGCGCTGGCCGGCGAGATGTCACGTCAGGCGTCCGGCGCGGCCGCTTTCGACGGCCAGCTGTCGGTTACCGGCGCCGCGCTGGACGCCGACTTGCGGGCGCGTGCGGGCGAGGCGTTCAGCCTGCCGGGCGTATTGTCCGCACACGTTGGATCGCTGCGCGCCGCGCTGGACCGGGCCTTGTCGAAGTTTGATGCCGAGGTGGCCATCCTCGCGGAGACGGACGGCAAGTTTGTCTCCGTTTCCGCGAAGGATGCCGCCACGCTGCAGGCAGCGTCGGGCCTTCGCCTGACGGTGACGCCGGATACCGGCACGCCATGGGTGCGGGTGACGCCGAAACAACTGCTGGCGCAAGGCGAAATCGCCCTCAGCGGCGGTGGCGCGCCGTCGGTCGCGCTGGATGTGGCGGCGTTCAGGGCCGCGCCGGGCAGCGTCACGCTGCAGGCCGATGCTTTTGATCTGGACAGCTGGTCTGTGGGCGGACGGACGCTCGCCGCGCGACTGCGCGGCATCCGGCTTGAGAACGTGCCGGCTGAACTCGTGCTTACCGGGGAAGGGCAGTTGTCGTTTGCCGGTGAAGTCGGCGGCGTAAATCTCGCCCGCACGACGCTGAAGGGCGGCTTGGACGCTGCGCGCGACGATACCGGTTGGCGCGTGCAGTCTGCCGGAGCGCCGTGTCTCGCCATCAACACGCAAGGCCTGACGCTGGGTGCCATTGCGCTGGCGCCGGCCGATTTCAGCGTCTGTCCCGTGAACGGACGGTTCATGCGGCAGGGGCCCGTTCCCGGCGGATCGGCCGTGCTCGGCGCTGTGTCCTTGCCGTTCACCATGGAATCGGGCGCCGGAACGTTGAACCTCGCGGGCGCCGCGATCGACTGGTCGGCGGCCAAGGGATTCGATCTGACAGTGCGCGCCGAAGGGCTCGACCTGCCGCTGACGCTGGGCGAACGTACACTGACGATTGCCGGCGGCTCGCCGCGCATCGACATCCGCACCGGGTCTGGGCCCGCCGCCATCGCGGCCCGCCTCGGCAAGACACAATTCGGCGGCACCCTCATCCCGGCCAACGTGTCGGCCAGCGCATTCTCGTTCGACGGGGTCAGCGCGGCCTCGGGTGTCGAGGGCAAGGTATCCGGTACCGGCGTGCTGATCACGGATCTCAATGAAGACCCGATCTATGCACCGATCACGTCTGAATTCGCCGGCACGATCGGCGACAACCGGCTCAGGATGACCGGCCCACTTGTGCTGAAGGCGCAGTCGGTGCCGCTCGCCGATGCGGCGGTCGATCTCGACATCATCAAGCTGGACGGCACGGCCTCGGTGATTTCGCGCGCCATCAACTTCCGGCCCGGCGCGCTGCAGCCCGACATGATCTCGGGGCGGCTCACGGGTCTTTTCACCGAAGCATCCGGCAGTCTCGCCACCGATGCGCGTTTCGTCATCGAGGGCGGCGACATTGCAGGGACGGCTGTCGTACAGGTGCGCGATTTCGGATTCCAGACTACGCGCCTCGGCCGGGTGACGGGCGTCAACGGGCGCGTCTATTTCGAAGACCTGATGGGGCTCAGCACGTCGCCCGCGCAGGAGTTCAGGCTGGCGAGCGTCAATCCGGGTATTCCGCTCACGAACGGACGGATCGTGTTCGACCTGCGCGAAGGCGAGACCTTGCACCTCGATACGGTGACTTTCCCGTTCGGCGGCGGCAAGCTCGCGATCGCGCCGTTCGACTGGGCGCTGGCCGGCGGCCTGAACGAGCAGACTGTCAGCGTGACAGCAGACAAGATTGATTTGTCGCAGCTGGTCGAGGTCTTGAAGGTGCCGGACACGACGGCGACCGGTACGGTCAGCGGCTCGTTCCCGATCGAGTTCAAGGCCAACCGTGTGCTGATCAAGGATGCGCGCCTGAAAGCCGACGACCCTGGCGGCCGGCTGTCCTATACCGGCGGCGCCGTGGACGCCGCAGCCGGGCAGGACGCGAATGCCAGCCTCGCTTTCGACGCGCTGCGCGACCTGAAATTCAACGTGCTCGAGATCGGCATCAGCGGCGACCTCGCCGGCGACATGCGCGCCGACCTGCTGCTGGCCGGCGAGAACATCAAGCCGCTGCCGCTCGGCAACAAGATGACGTTGCCCGCCGGGCAGGCGTTCGAGTTCGCGATGGGCTTCGACCTTCCGATCGGAAAGTTGATCGAGAACAATCTCGGCCTCGTCAGCCAGCAGGATGTCATCGATGCCACGATCGAACTGCTGAATACCCAGCGCGCCGAGGAGGCGAAAACCGCTCAGGACCCGCCAGCTGAATGA
- the mnmA gene encoding tRNA 2-thiouridine(34) synthase MnmA, which translates to MTTDTTWPEGRLNSLGFAKPPHMTRVVAAMSGGVDSSVVAAMLKAEGYDVIGITLQLYDHGAAIEKKGACCAGQDIHDARNVADQIGIPHYVLDYESRFREQVMEDFADTYLAGSTPIPCIRCNQTVKFSDLLRTAKELGADCLATGHYIRRAEGPHGPELHRARDASRDQSYFLFATTRAQLDYIRFPLGDLPKTEVRALAERFALPVAAKPDSQDICFVPEGSYAKVVEKLRPGSGRAGEIVHLDGRVLGTHEGVINYTIGQRRGLGVAVGDPLFVVKIDAPKRRVLVGPREALMTRGLLLEELNWLGKGDLLAAAGAGARVLVRVRSTRPPVPGHLGYESGQPAVFFDVPEEGVARGQAAVLYDPDGGTRILGGGFIAQALPADERVAGI; encoded by the coding sequence ATGACGACCGATACGACGTGGCCTGAAGGCCGCCTGAACTCGCTTGGGTTTGCCAAGCCGCCCCACATGACCCGCGTGGTCGCTGCCATGTCCGGCGGCGTGGATTCGTCCGTGGTTGCCGCGATGCTCAAAGCGGAAGGCTATGACGTGATCGGCATCACGCTGCAGCTCTATGACCATGGCGCCGCGATCGAGAAGAAGGGCGCCTGCTGCGCCGGGCAGGACATCCACGACGCGCGCAACGTCGCCGACCAGATCGGCATCCCGCACTATGTGCTCGACTACGAGTCGCGCTTTCGCGAGCAGGTGATGGAAGACTTTGCCGACACCTACCTCGCAGGCTCAACGCCGATCCCGTGCATCCGATGCAACCAGACCGTCAAGTTCTCGGACCTCCTGCGCACCGCGAAGGAGCTCGGCGCCGATTGCCTCGCCACGGGGCACTACATTCGCCGCGCAGAGGGGCCGCATGGCCCGGAACTTCACCGCGCCCGCGATGCGAGCCGCGACCAGTCCTATTTCCTGTTCGCGACGACGCGCGCGCAGCTGGACTATATCCGCTTTCCGCTCGGCGACCTTCCGAAGACGGAGGTTCGCGCGCTCGCCGAAAGGTTTGCGCTGCCGGTCGCTGCCAAGCCGGACAGCCAGGACATCTGCTTCGTGCCGGAAGGCTCCTACGCCAAGGTCGTCGAGAAACTGCGCCCCGGTTCAGGCCGCGCAGGCGAGATCGTGCATCTCGACGGGCGCGTTCTGGGCACCCATGAAGGCGTCATCAATTACACGATCGGCCAGCGACGCGGTCTCGGCGTCGCCGTGGGCGATCCGCTGTTCGTGGTGAAGATCGACGCGCCGAAGCGGCGTGTGCTTGTCGGCCCGCGCGAGGCGCTGATGACGCGCGGCCTGCTGCTCGAAGAACTCAACTGGCTGGGGAAGGGCGACCTGCTCGCCGCGGCCGGCGCCGGCGCGCGCGTGCTGGTGCGCGTTCGCTCGACCCGTCCGCCCGTGCCCGGCCATCTCGGCTATGAAAGCGGCCAGCCTGCGGTGTTTTTCGATGTGCCGGAAGAAGGTGTCGCGCGCGGCCAGGCGGCCGTGCTGTATGACCCGGACGGCGGCACACGCATCCTCGGCGGCGGTTTCATCGCGCAGGCGCTGCCGGCGGATGAGCGGGTGGCGGGAATTTAG
- a CDS encoding M23 family metallopeptidase, protein MAGRSNVPFVETASAATPIPLAARLVSAWDVVDENPLQHVSGKLERNETLTGLLTRLGADARDANAALHTLNGSDILDSRRLLPGKTQAEAWFDGAELSAVSVRAGADSSLLITRNGEDGWSATPLYAKLTPGYKRVEAEIDTSIYSAALALGAEDQQVADFAAAFAYDIDFQREIYPGDRFEILFETAYDERGNRVRNGEVLYAALNGKALKRGFYRFTPSDDDVADYFDEKGESATKFLMKTPINGARISSSFGKRKHPISGYTKLHKGTDFAAPTGTPVYAAGNGTVERASRYGGYGNYVKIKHSGGYQTAYAHLSRYGKGIKAGKKVKQGDIIGYVGSTGASTGPHLHYEVYVKGEPVNVMSLKLPNGRKLTEDPAMLAEFMAYKAKVDALRAAEGAEITPALLVSNSDVAAPTTP, encoded by the coding sequence ATGGCGGGCCGCAGCAACGTTCCGTTCGTCGAAACCGCGAGCGCAGCCACCCCCATTCCGCTCGCCGCCCGCCTCGTCTCGGCATGGGATGTCGTGGACGAAAACCCGCTGCAGCACGTCTCCGGAAAGCTTGAACGCAACGAAACCCTCACCGGTCTGCTCACCCGGCTCGGCGCCGATGCGCGCGATGCCAACGCTGCCCTTCACACGCTCAACGGTTCCGACATCCTCGACAGCCGCCGCCTCCTGCCCGGCAAGACACAGGCGGAAGCCTGGTTCGACGGCGCCGAACTCTCGGCCGTCTCCGTGCGCGCCGGCGCCGACAGCAGCCTTCTGATCACCCGCAACGGTGAGGACGGCTGGTCTGCCACGCCGCTCTACGCCAAGCTCACGCCCGGCTATAAACGCGTCGAGGCAGAGATCGACACGTCGATTTATTCCGCCGCCCTCGCGCTCGGCGCCGAAGACCAGCAGGTCGCCGATTTCGCCGCTGCCTTCGCCTACGACATCGACTTCCAGCGCGAGATCTATCCGGGCGACCGCTTCGAAATCCTGTTCGAAACCGCCTATGACGAGCGCGGCAACCGCGTGCGCAATGGCGAAGTGCTTTACGCAGCGCTGAACGGCAAGGCCCTGAAGCGCGGCTTTTATCGCTTCACGCCTTCGGACGACGACGTCGCCGACTATTTCGACGAGAAGGGCGAAAGCGCGACCAAGTTCCTGATGAAGACGCCGATCAACGGCGCGCGCATCTCGTCCAGCTTCGGCAAGCGCAAGCACCCGATTTCCGGCTATACCAAGCTGCACAAGGGCACCGACTTTGCCGCCCCGACCGGCACCCCGGTCTACGCCGCCGGCAACGGCACGGTCGAGCGCGCCAGCCGCTATGGCGGCTATGGCAATTACGTGAAAATCAAGCATTCCGGCGGCTACCAGACCGCCTACGCCCACCTCTCGCGCTACGGCAAGGGCATAAAGGCCGGCAAGAAGGTGAAGCAGGGCGACATCATCGGCTATGTCGGCTCGACCGGCGCCTCAACCGGGCCGCACCTGCACTACGAAGTCTACGTCAAGGGCGAGCCGGTCAACGTCATGTCGCTGAAGCTGCCCAACGGCCGCAAGCTGACCGAAGACCCGGCCATGCTCGCCGAATTCATGGCCTACAAGGCCAAGGTTGACGCGCTGCGGGCCGCCGAAGGCGCCGAAATCACCCCGGCCCTGCTTGTATCAAACTCTGACGTTGCGGCCCCGACCACGCCGTAG
- a CDS encoding YdbL family protein — translation MTAIRTLLISISLAFAAFAFAPTASAGDPQIDAAISAGQVGERIDGYLGVVSSADAAVTRKVQDINNRRRAVYEKTASENNTTVQIVAQLAGEKQIAKLQPGEYFMDASGVWAQK, via the coding sequence ATGACCGCCATTCGCACCCTTCTCATCAGTATCAGCCTGGCCTTTGCGGCCTTTGCCTTCGCCCCGACCGCCTCGGCCGGCGATCCGCAGATCGACGCCGCCATCTCGGCCGGCCAGGTCGGCGAGCGCATCGACGGCTACCTCGGTGTGGTTAGCTCGGCCGACGCTGCTGTCACCCGCAAGGTGCAGGACATCAACAACCGCCGCCGCGCGGTCTATGAAAAGACCGCCAGCGAGAACAACACGACCGTGCAGATCGTCGCCCAGCTGGCCGGCGAGAAGCAGATCGCGAAGCTGCAGCCCGGTGAGTACTTCATGGACGCTTCGGGCGTCTGGGCTCAGAAGTAA
- a CDS encoding YnbE family lipoprotein → MAYQRILLVAASAAALAACTPTVRIEPSDKPIKIDLNVKIDQTVRIQLDREVEDLISSNPDLF, encoded by the coding sequence ATGGCCTACCAACGCATCCTGCTTGTCGCGGCAAGCGCCGCCGCTCTGGCGGCCTGCACGCCTACCGTGCGGATCGAGCCATCCGACAAGCCGATCAAGATCGATCTCAATGTGAAGATCGACCAGACCGTGCGAATTCAGCTCGACCGCGAGGTTGAAGACCTGATTTCGTCCAACCCAGACCTGTTCTGA